In Nitrospirae bacterium CG2_30_53_67, a single window of DNA contains:
- a CDS encoding glycosyl transferase → MSDFYQTGAVATFHRLGKSDLVSLESKLLEASTTRGVTLVLPSLFSEIKGEALKEILSELSKVEYIREIVVTLGPATQDEFREARNFFSVLPQSTRVIWNNGPNIQALYETMQGYGLFPGEDGKGRSAWMAYGYIIAEGGSKIIALHDCDILTYSRELLGRLIFPVLSPHLDFEFCKGFYSRVSHKMNGRVTRLFVTPLIRALIKTVGRLDILHYYDSFRYPLAGEFSMLTDLARINRIPADWGLEVGVLAEIYRNCSVKRICQVELCENYDHKHQGLSPADPEKGLNKMAIDIAKNIFRTLSGEGIIFTPGFFNTLCATYLRIAQDTIARYHGDAIINGLEYDRHEEGTAVEVFTEAIRRAGEIITQDPLGPPQIPAWNRVFAAIPDFAERILEAVRTDNP, encoded by the coding sequence ATGAGCGATTTTTATCAGACCGGAGCGGTTGCGACCTTCCACCGCCTCGGCAAAAGCGACTTGGTGAGCCTGGAGTCAAAGCTGCTGGAAGCTTCGACAACCAGAGGGGTGACCCTGGTTCTTCCTTCTCTTTTTTCCGAAATTAAAGGAGAGGCGCTCAAAGAAATTTTAAGTGAGCTCTCGAAAGTCGAATATATCAGGGAAATCGTGGTTACGCTCGGTCCTGCAACTCAAGATGAGTTCCGAGAAGCCCGAAATTTTTTTTCCGTACTCCCCCAGTCCACCCGGGTGATCTGGAACAACGGCCCGAACATCCAGGCCCTGTACGAGACCATGCAGGGGTACGGCCTATTTCCCGGAGAGGACGGCAAAGGGAGAAGCGCATGGATGGCCTATGGGTATATCATCGCGGAGGGAGGAAGCAAGATCATCGCCCTTCACGATTGCGACATCCTGACCTATTCCAGGGAACTCCTGGGACGGCTCATATTCCCGGTCCTCTCCCCCCATCTCGACTTCGAATTCTGCAAGGGATTCTACAGCCGTGTGTCCCATAAAATGAACGGCCGCGTCACGCGCCTATTTGTCACGCCTCTGATCCGTGCCCTGATCAAGACGGTCGGGAGGCTGGACATCCTTCATTATTACGACAGTTTCCGTTATCCTCTCGCTGGAGAGTTCTCTATGCTGACGGATCTGGCCCGTATCAACCGGATCCCCGCCGACTGGGGTCTGGAGGTCGGGGTATTGGCCGAGATCTACCGTAACTGTTCAGTCAAGCGGATCTGTCAGGTCGAACTCTGCGAGAATTATGACCACAAACATCAGGGGCTTTCACCGGCCGACCCTGAAAAGGGCCTCAACAAGATGGCCATCGATATTGCGAAGAATATCTTCAGGACCCTCTCGGGCGAGGGAATTATTTTTACACCGGGCTTCTTCAACACCCTGTGCGCGACCTATCTCCGTATCGCCCAGGATACCATTGCCCGATATCACGGAGACGCCATCATCAATGGGCTGGAGTACGACCGGCACGAGGAGGGGACTGCCGTAGAGGTCTTTACTGAAGCCATCCGGAGGGCCGGCGAGATCATCACTCAGGACCCCCTGGGGCCGCCGCAGATCCCGGCCTGGAACAGGGTCTTTGCTGCTATTCCGGATTTTGCGGAACGAATTCTTGAAGCGGTAAGAACGGACAATCCATAA
- a CDS encoding 23S rRNA methyltransferase (SAM-dependent;catalyzes the methylation of cytosine at position 1962 of the 23S rRNA) has translation MASVILKSGREKALRRRHPWIFSGAIAAVEGSPKSGETVEILAQERTRLARGAYSPRSQITVRVWTFNPDEEITPAFFRERLKRAIAYRRTLTESKDLTAVRLVHSESDGLPGLIVDRYGNFLVCQFMAAGSEYWKQEIVAQIKDLIPCAGIYERSDLDVREKEGLPRSTGVLAGDAPPDLIEIQEGECRFLVDILHGHKTGFYLDQRDNRALAAEYARGREVLNGFAYTGGFGVCALKGGAARVTNVESSSDALTLAMRNVELNGLNAAQVENVAGDVFQVLRQYRDSRREFDLIVLDPPKFAESLSQIERAGRGYKDINLLAFKLLRPNGVLFTFSCSGLLAPDLFQKIVAGAALDAGREAQIIQRLTQAPDHPTLLSFPEGSYLKGLVCRAL, from the coding sequence ATGGCTTCGGTCATTCTTAAATCCGGGCGTGAAAAAGCCCTGCGCCGCCGCCATCCGTGGATCTTCTCCGGCGCCATTGCAGCGGTTGAAGGCTCGCCCAAATCCGGAGAAACCGTGGAAATCCTGGCTCAGGAACGCACCAGGCTTGCCCGGGGCGCCTATTCCCCCCGATCCCAGATCACGGTCCGCGTCTGGACGTTTAATCCGGATGAAGAGATAACGCCTGCTTTTTTCCGTGAACGGCTGAAGCGGGCCATCGCCTACCGGCGTACCCTGACAGAATCCAAAGACCTGACTGCGGTCCGGCTGGTCCACTCGGAATCCGACGGCCTGCCCGGGCTGATTGTGGACCGCTACGGCAATTTCCTGGTCTGCCAGTTCATGGCCGCAGGCTCAGAATACTGGAAGCAGGAGATCGTTGCCCAGATCAAGGATCTGATCCCCTGTGCAGGCATCTACGAGCGTTCGGATCTCGATGTCCGGGAGAAGGAAGGTCTGCCTCGATCCACAGGGGTCCTCGCAGGGGATGCGCCGCCCGACCTGATCGAGATTCAGGAGGGGGAGTGCCGCTTCCTGGTGGATATCCTGCACGGCCATAAAACAGGCTTTTACCTTGACCAGCGTGACAACCGCGCCTTGGCAGCCGAATATGCCAGGGGCAGGGAGGTCCTGAACGGATTCGCCTATACCGGAGGGTTCGGTGTATGCGCACTCAAGGGCGGCGCGGCCCGGGTGACCAATGTCGAGTCCTCCTCCGATGCCCTGACATTGGCCATGAGAAACGTCGAGCTGAATGGTCTGAATGCTGCTCAAGTTGAGAATGTAGCCGGGGACGTGTTCCAGGTCCTGCGGCAATACCGCGATTCACGCCGTGAGTTCGATCTCATCGTCCTGGACCCGCCGAAGTTTGCCGAGTCCCTAAGCCAGATCGAGCGCGCAGGCCGCGGATACAAGGACATCAACCTGCTGGCATTCAAACTGCTAAGACCAAACGGCGTGCTCTTCACCTTCTCCTGCTCAGGACTCTTGGCGCCGGATCTGTTCCAGAAGATTGTGGCCGGAGCGGCATTGGACGCAGGGCGGGAGGCCCAGATTATCCAAAGGCTCACCCAGGCTCCCGACCACCCCACGCTGCTCAGTTTCCCGGAAGGAAGCTACCTCAAGGGCCTGGTCTGCAGGGCGTTATAA
- a CDS encoding glycosyl transferase family 2, which translates to MEEIDRVDILVGIPCYNNEATIQHVIRMVSHGIRDHYRDKRALIMIADGGSTDDTREMAREFEIQPWQEKIVSVYRGPAGKGTALRSIFEAADRLDAASCMVVDSDLRSITVEWVKSLLDPVLNHGYDFVTPIYTRYKYDGTITNNITYNLTRALYGKRIRQPIGGDFAFSPSCFRYLLAQDVWDTDVARFGIDIWITTSAVINPFKICQAHLGVKIHDAKDPASHLAVMFLQVIGTLFSLMEKNEHYWKPIKGSTPTEIFGAPGNVKPEPIHVDKELLVSRFKSGYRNFGVLYEKIFTPECFQMIRKAARLSPNRFMFGTDTWVRTLYELASTYHKWGHNRRRLLELAIPLYFGRVASFINRTWEMDSEEAEQVVEEQALRFEEYKGYLIQRWEEPFEEDEAVNHTLQKI; encoded by the coding sequence ATCGAAGAGATCGACCGGGTTGACATTCTTGTGGGCATTCCCTGCTACAACAACGAAGCTACCATCCAGCATGTAATCCGGATGGTCTCCCACGGCATACGGGACCATTACAGGGACAAAAGAGCCCTGATCATGATAGCCGACGGCGGGTCCACGGACGATACCCGGGAGATGGCCAGGGAGTTCGAGATCCAGCCTTGGCAGGAAAAGATCGTCAGTGTATACCGGGGTCCTGCCGGGAAAGGGACGGCCCTGCGGTCCATCTTCGAGGCCGCGGACCGGCTCGATGCCGCGTCCTGTATGGTGGTGGATTCGGACCTTAGAAGCATCACTGTGGAATGGGTAAAATCCCTCCTGGATCCGGTGCTGAACCACGGCTATGACTTCGTCACTCCCATTTATACACGCTACAAATATGACGGGACCATCACCAACAACATCACCTACAACCTGACCCGAGCCCTGTACGGAAAGCGGATCCGCCAGCCCATCGGCGGGGACTTTGCCTTTTCACCGTCTTGTTTCCGTTACCTGCTGGCCCAGGACGTATGGGATACGGACGTGGCCCGGTTCGGGATCGATATCTGGATCACCACCAGCGCCGTCATCAATCCGTTCAAAATCTGCCAGGCACACCTCGGCGTAAAGATCCATGACGCCAAAGACCCTGCCTCACACCTTGCGGTCATGTTTCTCCAGGTCATCGGGACCCTCTTTTCCCTCATGGAGAAGAATGAACACTACTGGAAGCCAATCAAGGGTTCCACACCCACAGAGATCTTCGGCGCCCCCGGGAACGTCAAGCCCGAACCCATCCACGTGGACAAGGAACTTCTGGTCAGCCGTTTCAAGTCCGGATACCGCAACTTCGGCGTGCTTTACGAAAAGATCTTCACACCCGAATGTTTCCAGATGATCCGCAAGGCTGCCCGTCTTTCACCCAACCGATTCATGTTTGGAACCGACACCTGGGTCCGGACCCTTTATGAACTGGCTTCCACCTATCACAAGTGGGGCCACAACCGGCGCCGTCTCCTGGAACTGGCCATCCCTCTTTACTTCGGCCGCGTAGCCTCTTTTATCAACCGCACCTGGGAAATGGACTCTGAAGAAGCCGAACAGGTGGTCGAGGAGCAGGCCCTGCGGTTCGAGGAGTACAAGGGCTACCTGATCCAGCGATGGGAGGAACCCTTTGAAGAGGACGAGGCAGTCAACCACACGCTCCAAAAAATATAA
- a CDS encoding molybdopterin-guanine dinucleotide biosynthesis protein B, giving the protein MIPAVSIVARSGTGKTTFLEKLIPVLTGRGYRVGVVKHAHHRIDIDQSGKDSFRLRKAGADVVIINAPNQMALIRRQRHELPLREVLDYFRDVDLILIEGYKGEDLPRIEIFRTGAGRPEPFFIKGMSPFALVTDGSFPKTPFSVFTMDNVQGVADLIEKEFLM; this is encoded by the coding sequence ATGATCCCCGCTGTTTCCATCGTGGCCCGGAGCGGCACGGGCAAAACCACTTTCCTGGAAAAACTCATCCCGGTCCTCACGGGCCGCGGCTACCGCGTGGGTGTGGTCAAACATGCCCACCACCGCATCGATATTGATCAGTCCGGCAAGGATTCATTCCGCCTGCGGAAGGCCGGAGCGGACGTGGTGATCATCAATGCCCCCAACCAGATGGCCCTGATCCGGCGACAAAGGCACGAACTCCCCCTCCGTGAGGTTCTCGATTATTTTCGTGACGTGGATTTGATATTGATTGAGGGGTATAAAGGAGAAGACCTTCCGAGAATCGAGATCTTCCGGACCGGGGCAGGGCGCCCCGAACCCTTCTTTATCAAGGGGATGTCTCCCTTTGCCCTGGTCACGGACGGATCGTTTCCCAAAACACCGTTCTCAGTCTTTACCATGGACAATGTCCAAGGGGTTGCCGACCTGATTGAAAAGGAATTTTTAATGTAA